CCCACCCCACATCACCCGATCGGCACCCCAGCTGTCCTGGTTGGAGCGTCATGAGTGGGGCGTTGCGCAGGTGGATAGGCTCAGGAGGTGGAGCAGAGCCAGCCGGACGAGCCGAACCCGCCGCCTCGGCAGGAACCAGGCGCCCCAGAAACGCCCCCGAGCGCGAAGCCGGTCAAACGGCGGCGCTCGTGGAAGACGGTGGTGCTGGTCATCGCATCGGTTCTAGGCGTTCTCTGTTCCGGCACGGTGGGCTATGGCCTGTGGTGGTACAACCAGGAAACCAAGCCCGACCGCAGCGCGCCAGACGTAGTTGTCGACAATTATCTCCGAGCTCTTCTTGTCGAAAATAATCCCGTACAAAGATCATTTTATGAGTGTTCTGACAGGCGAGGACTTGCTGCGATCGAGGCACTGCGAAGCGACATAGTAGAGCGCGAGGAGAAATTCGGAACTGATTTTCAAGTAACCTGGGGAAGCATTAAGGAGTCGGGGACAGGATCGGATCGGCAGGCAACGGTCGATATACGCCTTTCTGCGATAGTGGATGGTTTTCCTCAAAGCGACATCCAGTCCTGGCAACTGGATGTTCGTGATCAAGACGAATGGCGTGTATGCGGCGCACGCCGACTGGACTGATTCATTCGAGCCAAGCGAGATGGACCGGGACTTCCATGGTTTTGGGCAGTTGGCCGGTCCAGGTCCAGCGATACCAGTCAAGTTCGGCGGCGACGCGAAGGCAGATGTCGCCCTCGGCATTGCTGTAGAGATCGGTGACGGCCCGCAGGTCTCGCCGTTCCACCCCGTCGACCATCTGCACCACCCGCCGTCCCAGCAGGTTCGGCGAGTCGATCACCGGCACCGGATCCCGGCGCGCCGGAGCGTCCAGCGAGATGAGCCGGGACAGCACGTCGCGGGGCCCGTCAGTCGCCGGGGTCGAGCCGATCGTCTCGATCCAGACCCGTTCCTGCGGCACCAACGGCGCGAAGACCTCGATCTGTTCCGCCTCGGCCCGGTACCACTCCTGCTCCTGCATGATCGGTACGTAGGTCCGGCTGCCCTGCACCACCCGCTCGTCCGCGCGCAGGTCGGTGCGCCAGCCCAGTCCGGGCAGGCCGGTCATCACCCGCCGCCCGCGCAGCTCGCCACCGGCGGTGGCGGGCACCGGCACGATCGCCCGCGGTGGCCGCGGCGCCCAGTCGGGTTGCCCGGCGAACGGATCCTCCGGCAGCGGCTCGCGGCTCACTGGCCACCGTCCAGCGACGCGCCCTGGTCCTTCATGAACGACACCGGATTGACCGCGCCGGACGACGAGCGGTCGTTGTTGACGTGCACCTCGAAGTGCAGGTGCGGGCCGGACGAGTTGCCGCTGGACCCGACCCGCCCGATGACCTGGCCGGCGTTGACCACGTCGCCCACCTTCGCGGACGGTCGTTCGACCATGTGGCAGTACCGGGTCATCAGGTTGCCGGCGTGCTGGACCTCGACGAACCAGCCGCAGCCGAGCTTGCCCGGGTACCCGTCCACGTTGCAACTGCGACCGGACGCGTCGTTGTCGCAGGCCGCGATCGTGACGATGCCGCTGGACGCGGCCCAGATCGGCGCGCCCCTGCCGACGATCAGGTCGACTCCGTCGTGGTCCGGTCGCTCCGGCGTGCGGAAGCCGGACCCGACCATCGCCTTGACCGGGATCGTCCAACCGGACGCCGCGACCTCGCCGGCGGCCGCGCACCGCAGGTCCGTGCCGCTCCCGATCGCCCGGGCCGCGCCGTTCGCCAGCAGGTTGACGATCTGCGTGGCGATCGGCTCGTGCTTCGCGTACGCGTCCGGGTAAGCGCTGCGTTGCACCGCCTGCGCCGCCGCGGTGAGCGACATGTCCTCCCAGCCCGCCACGGTGATCAGTTTCTCGTAGAACTTCGTGGCCGCGTACTCCGGGTCCTGCAGTTGTTCCGGCGTGCCCCAGCCCATGCTGGGCCGCTGCTGGAAGAGGCCGAGCGAGTCGTGGTCGTTCCGGTCACCCAGGAACCCCAGGTTGGAGAGCCGGGACTCCTGCATGGCGGTGGCCACCGCGACCACCCACCCGCGGGGTGGCACGTTCATCTTCGAACCCACGTTGATGATGACCGCCGCGTTCCGCACCTGGACCTTGCCGTACGGTCCGATCGCCGGAAGGTTGCCGTCGGCGCTCACCGGGCCGCCCTCGCCGCAGCCGTACGCGCTGAGGGTCATCGTGTTGTCGTCGAGCCCGCCGAGCCCGCCGAGGAAGAACGCGCTCACCGTGCCGCCGCAGCACAGCAGCGTCAGCGTGGCCGTGAGCGCGACCGCCAGCGCGATACGCCGTATTCGCAGCCCGGGGCGGCGAGGCGCTCCTTCGTAGTCACTCACGCCCGTCTTCCCTCCGCGCCGCGTGTCCGCGCGTGGGCGCCGCACCCGCTCCGGTCGGTCATGCCCGTTCCCAGTCGACGCTGTCCACGAGCCAGCGGCCCTCCGGCGCGACCAGCGTGAGCCGAAGCGTGCCGGAGTCGACGGGCAGCGTCACGTCGACCACGCTTTCCGCGTACGACGCGACGACCGGCTCGCCGGTGATCCGGTCGGCCGGGACGCCGGCCGGGTCGACGCCGCTCAGCTTCGCGGCCAGCGACTCCGTCGCATGCGGCAGCATCCGGTCCAGCCACGCCTCCGCGGACACGTTCTGATGGTCTGTCCAGGCCGCCGCGAACGCGTACCCGACCGCTTCCGGCTTGGCACCGCCCGGGCTGGTCGACGGCGTCGGCGGCGCCAGCGAGGACACGGGACCGTCGTAGTTGTAACTCGGGTCGACCGACGGCCCGGCGGTCGTCGCCGTGCCGCCGGACACCACGGTCGGCCCGCGGTCCGTCGCGTTCCCGGAGAAGCCACGGGCGACGCCCACTATGAGCAGCACGATCGCGAACAACACGATCGCCACCCCGGCCCGGGATCGCAGCAGGCGCTTGACGATCAGGTCGAGGAACCGGCGCACCCGCGTCTCACCTCGCCTCGGCACGCACCCGCGGCGTCTGCGGCGCGGTGGTGGTCTGGCCGGTGTCCGGACGATAGATCGCGTACGACGAGGGCGCGTCGGCCACGTCCGGTTCCGTCCACTGCGCCGGCTGGCGGGTCCGCCGCGGTGTGGAGCTTCCGCCGCCCGCACCGCCGCTGCCACCACCGGCGCCCACGGCCGGCTCGGCATCGGTCACGTGCTCGGCACCGTCCGGACGGGAACGTACCTGCGGCGCGTCCGTCGTCTCCGCGCGCGGAGACGCGTGCACCGGATCCTCCAACCGCGCTTCCGGCCGTACGTTGATCTGCTCCACCGTCACGTCACGCTGCTTGATGCTCCGGCTGCCCCGATCGTCGTTCTCGTCGGCACCGATCCGCGACGCCTCACGCAGATCACGGAAGATCCGCCGCGACCACGAGTCGGCCGCCGCATTGTTCTTCCCACCCAACTGCGTGATCCGGCGGTACGGGCGCAACAGCATCCATCCCACCACGCCACAGAGAAAGACCAGCACGACCTGCAGCCAGCCGGGCAACGTGGCGGTGCTCATGATGAGGTCAACCGCAAACAGATAGATCGCAGCGCCCGTGCCGAAGATGGCAATGTTGAACACAGCCGCCACCACCGCGTTCGCAAGTCGCCGCAATCCCTCACCGGCGGGCCGCAAGAGTCCAACAGTGCCCAAGATGGGCGCCGCGATGACAGCCCAGCGGAAGATGAGGAAGCCGAGCAGAACCAGGATCGCCGCCGTGATGTCGAATAGTGCAAACAGGGTGGCCGCTAGCATTGCAATGAAGCCGGCCCCGATGCGCTCCATTCCCTTCTTTCCCTGAAGATATTCGTATGCCTCAGGGTTTTCGGTTTTGATCTGTTCGGCGATTTTCATCCACTGGCGCTTTTTGGCTTCAATCGTCGCGTCGCGTGTGGCTGGATTTTCGCGAATCTTCTCCGACTCTTCCCACCGGAGGGCTCGAGCGTCGTATAGTGCCTCACCATACTTCTTGGCTGTCTCGGATTCCGCTGATCCAAGAACTCCTCGGAGCCAATTCCGATAGAGCATCGCCTCGGTGACTGTATCGCTCGACCGGACTGCCGGTGGCCGCTTGTCTACGCAAGCATCGGGGTTGGGCATGGCGCACTTGTCTGGTGGAATGTCATCTTTCGCGGGGCCGATAGCGTTGTGAACAACGCCAAGAGATGTGATGAGTGTTGAGTCGGCGATATTCGCCGACTTGACCGGCCAGGCGGCTAGCGCTGTAACTCCGACCATGACGAGCAGTGCCCATCCGGCTGTTGTCATTGCGTTGCTCATGTCGGACTGCTGTGACCGCCAAAGAAGGTAGATTCCGACGATACACAGCGTCACGATCCCGAAGACGCTGAAGACCTTTTCATAAACAGCACGAGTTGCCTGGTCGACTAGCGGGTCTGCCCATCCCCACATCGTGTCCGGATCCCAGGCCCGCTCGCGAAGTGCATTCGAAGCTCCAATGATCGCGGTCGCAACCATGAACTCGCCGTTGGCGACGGTGGTCTCAAACTTGAACTCTGGCGCAACTAAGGTGGACATGCATCCACCGTCTAGGTCATATGTTGTGTAGTTGTAGCCGGCATAGCCATAATGGCTATATAGTCCGCCAGGGCCAACCTGTTTCGATGATTCTGGTCGGCTGGCAAACCACCCGGCTAAGCCGGAATCCGGTGCGTCAGAATTGGGCGCATTTAGGCATTGTGCTCTTTGTTGGCCGACATCGGCCAGGCCGTCGACGCAAGACCTGAAATCCAGCTGCCATTCTTCGGTAGTGCAGAGATCGGCTGCAGCTAGCGCCGTTGCGGGTCTAGGCGAAGCTTCCGCTGGGGAGGTGAAGGGCCAGCTGATTGTTCCCATGGCCAGCACCAGCAGTGCGAGCAGCACTGAGCTGATTCGGCCGGCGGTCTGCCTCATCTCAGGCCTCCACGTCGCCTGCGAGATCCAGGGCTTCGATGCCCGCCGGCGGCGCCGGGGCCGCGGTGGGGGTGGTGTCGAGGTAGTCGAGGAGGCCCTCGACGTAACCGACGTCGACGCGGACCTTCTGGACCCGGCCGTCGACGTCGCGCATGATGAACTCGCGGAAGCCGAGCCGCGTCGACGATGAGCTGTCCACGTTCGACAGGGAGGCCAGCGTCGCCTCGTAGCCGTCGTTGACCGGGACCCGGAGGAGCCGGAGCGCTTCCGACGCGATTTCCTGGTCCTCGGCGATGCGGCCGACGAAGACGGTGGAGACCAAGTTCTGCACGTCGAGGCCGAGGATGTCGCGTGGGTTCTGCGAGGCCACCAGCGCGGCCAGGTTCCACTTGCGCGAGTCCCGAGCCAAGCGGACCAGGAACGAGCGGCCGGACCGCCACCCCTCCATGAAGTGCGCCTCGTCGAGGCCGACCAGTTTCCGGGTGGTCATCGACCCGCCGTAGCTGCGCCGGACCGCGAGCCGGTGTGCGGTGTGCAGCATCGGCAGCGCCAGCGACTCCTCCGCCGACCAGTACTCGCGTTCGATCTTCAGGTCCGGCAGCCGCAGCCCGGCCATGGTGATCACGGTGAGCGCGGCGTCGGCGCCGAGGGCGTCCGGTGGCGGTGAGCCGAAGAAGAGCAGC
This genomic window from Catenuloplanes niger contains:
- a CDS encoding M23 family metallopeptidase, which gives rise to MRIRRIALAVALTATLTLLCCGGTVSAFFLGGLGGLDDNTMTLSAYGCGEGGPVSADGNLPAIGPYGKVQVRNAAVIINVGSKMNVPPRGWVVAVATAMQESRLSNLGFLGDRNDHDSLGLFQQRPSMGWGTPEQLQDPEYAATKFYEKLITVAGWEDMSLTAAAQAVQRSAYPDAYAKHEPIATQIVNLLANGAARAIGSGTDLRCAAAGEVAASGWTIPVKAMVGSGFRTPERPDHDGVDLIVGRGAPIWAASSGIVTIAACDNDASGRSCNVDGYPGKLGCGWFVEVQHAGNLMTRYCHMVERPSAKVGDVVNAGQVIGRVGSSGNSSGPHLHFEVHVNNDRSSSGAVNPVSFMKDQGASLDGGQ
- a CDS encoding MFS transporter; its protein translation is MRQTAGRISSVLLALLVLAMGTISWPFTSPAEASPRPATALAAADLCTTEEWQLDFRSCVDGLADVGQQRAQCLNAPNSDAPDSGLAGWFASRPESSKQVGPGGLYSHYGYAGYNYTTYDLDGGCMSTLVAPEFKFETTVANGEFMVATAIIGASNALRERAWDPDTMWGWADPLVDQATRAVYEKVFSVFGIVTLCIVGIYLLWRSQQSDMSNAMTTAGWALLVMVGVTALAAWPVKSANIADSTLITSLGVVHNAIGPAKDDIPPDKCAMPNPDACVDKRPPAVRSSDTVTEAMLYRNWLRGVLGSAESETAKKYGEALYDARALRWEESEKIRENPATRDATIEAKKRQWMKIAEQIKTENPEAYEYLQGKKGMERIGAGFIAMLAATLFALFDITAAILVLLGFLIFRWAVIAAPILGTVGLLRPAGEGLRRLANAVVAAVFNIAIFGTGAAIYLFAVDLIMSTATLPGWLQVVLVFLCGVVGWMLLRPYRRITQLGGKNNAAADSWSRRIFRDLREASRIGADENDDRGSRSIKQRDVTVEQINVRPEARLEDPVHASPRAETTDAPQVRSRPDGAEHVTDAEPAVGAGGGSGGAGGGSSTPRRTRQPAQWTEPDVADAPSSYAIYRPDTGQTTTAPQTPRVRAEAR